Below is a genomic region from Henckelia pumila isolate YLH828 chromosome 3, ASM3356847v2, whole genome shotgun sequence.
AATTGAAAATGACTTAATTATTCGATTGAAGATCTGTTGGTTCGAGGGATGTGCCTTGCGCTGCATCTAATGTTTCATGACAtgagattaaatattaaatcacaaaaattcatatGAGACGGTTTCATGGTCGGGTTAATTTTGTGCGACGAATTCTTATTTAACATGATCCTTGTAAATATACTATTTTCatgttaaaatattaattttaattataaatatggatcGGATCGACTCTTTTTTCGGATATAAATATGTTACAAGATACCTACTCGTGTAAAATACAAAATGGTTTCATTCTATTGAAGATCGGTTGAACTCGAGCCatgtcaaatgatttttgaaTAATTAACCTTGAAACAATGGATTTCAATGCTGAGTCTTTAACCTGGTGAGTGGTGAAAATAGTATGACATTGGTTCTATACTTTTCCGAGCCAAAATGACCTGAGAGAGAAAGAAATTTGATGGGGTGCACAAATTCGGTTATGAAACTAGAAAATCGTTACATCTGAAGGTAAAATATTGTTGTGTACCCAAAATTTCGAACTTTAAGACGAACATGTGTCACTCGGACTAGTGTTACATTTCACCAATGCCAGAATTAGAGCTACAAATAGATATTACACAAGGCAAGCCGTAAACTATTCTTATATATTATACAACAAATGACATCAACACGCTGAGATCTCATTGTTCATTCATCTCACACTATAACAATTACAGCAGCAGTCGCCGCCGCTAGTTCAAGTTCTAAGCAAACATAACCTGAGCACTGGATGGTGTAAGGTCAAAAAGTGATCCAGGTGCATCCACGGTTTGCCATTGAACAGAAAACCTGCATTTCTTTTCGCAATCGTTACTCGAGTATACCCTCTGTACACGTCCAACAGCCACATGAAGATTCCGACCAACAACATATATGTAGCATTCCCAACAGCTTACGCAAAATGGCTTACATATCTGTTCTGGTAAAGGAGGACCTTCCACGACATCCCAAGAATCGCACTGCGCATCATAAACCTTGACTTTCGTCCTCTCGTGCTCTGTAACCACAAACAGATGTCCATAAATCACGACACTTGAACCAGTCCAACCTTCTCTGAGTCCAGTAGCCATATTCTCCCAGTTATCGGTTTGTGGGTCATAAATCTGACCTCGAGGCACCACATAGAACGGCCAAAACCAACCTTCTGTCACTAGAAGCTTACCGTCAAGAACCGCTGCATCATAGGAGGCCATGTTTGTTTTCATGTTAGAAACATTTCGCCATGTCCCTTTCTTAGGATCCAGGACTTCAACTGAATTAAGCTCAAAAAGATCGGTGCTGTTTCCTCCAGCAACATATATCAAACCATTTATCACCCCACTCGCGAAAAACGACCTTGGTGTGGTCATCTTCTTCATAACAGTCCACCTATTCTTACTCGCTTCAAATTTCACTACTAGATTGAGAGGGCAATCTACATCAGACACGACACCACCACAAACATAGAGAGTACCCTCATGTGGGAAGGAAACACACCTGAAACCTTGTGGGCAGACCTTCTCCTTACAAGGCATGGCTGGGATTGTGTGCCAAGAGAACTGGATCAGGTTAAGAACCTTCCACTCTATTTTTCCTGTACATTTGTGATGTGAGAACACAAAAAGCCACGGATCATGAAACCTGAACTCCTTTCTCCGCGTAAAGAACTGCTCCTTGCTGCCAAATAGTAAATACCAACGCTTCGAGACTGCCCTGCAGGCTCCGTGATTATCGATTGCAACACGAAGGAGGCACTGGAGAGCGACATCATCGGGAAGTCCCGGGATTAGAGGCTCCCCTTTAACAGAGAGCTCAAATTCTAGAGCAGGACTTTGCATACTGGATTCCATTGCAGCTAATCTAAATTTTGGAGATAAGGTCATTTGAGAATCCCCAAGCTTGTGCACTGGAGCTTGATGAGATGAAACACGCACCCTCTGCATTTATACCCCTTAACACGCAATATATAGCACCAAATGCACGGAATAAATCGATCCTAGAACCAACAACTATAAACTAAAATCTAGTCACGCAACACGTGTTAAGAAGTGTTAACTAGACCCTTGTGCACAAAGATCCTTTTGAGGCACAAAATCACTTACCTTAACTGATAGACAAGATCAATAACTACCAGCTTGAACCTAAATATTAGTAAAACAACACACCATTCTTCTTCTCTATTGAAACGACGGAGCCGCTGATTAATTCTCGCCCGAATTCTTGTAAAAGTCACAACTTTaagaatccaaaagctagtaaAATCTTACTGAAAAGTACAGAGAGAAGCTTCACAATTAACCATAACAATCTCAAGATAGTCAACAATCTCCAAAACccaattgcaaaaaaaaaatctaaatacTGAATGATTTACATGGATTTACACAAGCTAACAAAATCAAGAAAACCCATTTCCCTGAAGTCACAGAATTTAATGATCTGGAGGTTAACACCTTAAAAGCAGAAAGTAGAGGGGCGCCGACAAACCAGATAGTAATTTTTTAAAGGACCGAGGAAGAACCAAAAAGGGAACAACTTACAGATAATTTATACtagaaagaaagaaaagttGATTGAAACACGGTTCGCGCAGATTTTACGCTAATAAAGGGATCCTTTTCCTTTATTTATTTAGCAGGAAAATCGAATGGCTCTATTCTGCTGATTTCTTTGGAACGAAGTACAATTGGCTTCATCCAAGATCATATGTTCCTTCCTCCAGATTGTACTCCGCGGCAAATTGACTTCTTTATCCACAGGGAATCAAGCTTGACGCTTTTGCACGCGCTAGTCGAGCGTGTGACCATCAATCGGGGAAATTGATAGtgaagctagctagctagctgaTTGAAGTGGCAACGTGATGTGATTTGACTCCTCCATTTTCGATTCACCGAACTTCGGGTGGTTCGATTTTGATTTGGAGTGGACTCGCCAATTTTGACCAGACGCTGGCTGCTGAATCATTGGATGATCGGAAGATTCATTTGGTTTGAAATTATTCATCCAAGCAATTACGGGGTTACATTGGGTTTTATGAGTAGACGTGTCAGACAGCTCGGACCGTCCCATCCCGCCTCGACGCACGGCCCGTTTGGGTTGATCCGTTTAGGCCCGTCTTCAAACAGGCCATAAAAACCCCAATTGGTCCCGCCCTGCCGCGGGTTGCGGGCTAGATGAACCAACccgcaaaattttttaaaaaaaaatcaaaaaaacaaattattatttgagattgaaaaaatatatcaacaattttacacaaaaacaaataataaatgtcacaattaaacaaatcatataaaattttgatgttaactattatattttggataaaaaaatcacatttccaaataatataaataatataaatagatatttaacaataaaaaaataataatgtaagatgttaaaaatattacaaatactagttttaaaattttaaaatcacattATTTAAACAGAAGTGTTTTTATgctcataattaaaaaaaaattaaaaaattgaagGCTCGTTTGGGTTGGCCCGTTTAGGCCCGCCAGTAAAACTTTATTCCAACCCGCCAATTTTTTATGGTGGGGCGGGCTGGCCCAACGGGCCTGACCCGTTTTGACTTTTTGACGGCTCTATTTATGAGTTTGTTTAATCATAAAGCACATGTTAACGTCTAGGAAAATTGTAATTTATGTCATGAATTTCACTATTCGGTTTGTTTGTGTAACTCGTCAAAGTTTCATTTATTAAGTggcttgaatttttttatgattttcatcattttttttcgtTTGAAACCATCAGATCCATGCACCGAAAATTTCTTATTTGACATTGATGTTTTCCTTCATGGTTTATGTGACAAATATAAAACCTATAGGGAAAGAAATACATATGTTTTCCCCTTTCATTTGAAATATTGGATCTTGTTTTACTCTATTTTTCTCCATTACTTTTTATCGCGTGGATTTTAATGTGGGTACATATGTTTTCTTCCGGTCGCATCAACATAAATTGCATAGGAGAGTATCGAGTTACGAaactaaaattgcaattttctttaaccaaatttgaaaaattgtatGCTCAAGATCCAAAACAAGTCAAATGACAGAAGTAAGATTGCAATTTTccttttaatcgtaaaagtggTTCACGGGTtgtgaataaaataatttaattggaATTTGATTCACCGTGCGGTCAGTAGTATGTGCCATGCGGGTGTGGTCGGAttgatcaataaaaaaaaatcttttaaatatataatttcatataAAAACATAATTGTTCATGTTAATTCGGAATTTTGTGAGACAACTCGATGTACTTAGCACCCCAATGAACCGATTAAACAATAGTTGTGTTGACACAAATCACAATACTCAATTTGTGTTTGTGGCTTCTTAGTCAAGATTGTTACACCATCTAAATTTATTAGCCCAATCCACACTACAAGGATCATATTTGGTGAGTTGTGTATTTGATCATTTGATGGACTttattcccaaaaaaaaaaaccacattTATGATCAAACTCgattttttatatgttttctATGAGATGATTTTACGGATATGTATctacaaattttgaataaaaaataagaaaaactgTAATTTTGATCCGtaagtttgtcactttgcgatttcgatcctttatgtttttatatttcagttttagtcctgcatgttttgttttttttttttttcaattttagtttttttcttcgaaaatattTACGTGGCACTATACACATCAGCTACACATGCATCAGCACTACTTTGGTGCAACATCAGCGTCACAtcagaaaaatgactaaaattgccaaaaaaacaaagataacggactaaaactaaaatctgaaaatataaagtacCGAAAACGCAAAGTGAAAAACATACAACAGGAtcaaaaaagtaatttttccTAAAAAACAATACATTTTCATGCATCGAGTCGAGCAGGAGATCTACCTCACGAAAatattgtgttttttttaatacaatgtGACGGTGGATTTTTATCTAAGTACTAAACAACTCACACAAGTGAGACTCTAACCCCAAACCTCTTGAGTCTTAGAAATCTCACTTTTACTATTGGATCAAAGTATTCTTAGCAAACTTTTCTTATTTTCAAACCCACATCTAATGGTATGTGATTACTtatcaaaagaaaaataaatgccAGTAATTGCTCATTTTTAGTTATAACTATAATTTATCCAAAACAAATGAAAACATATAATACTGTGAGATTAATCATTTTTTATTGTACACGAGAGATACATTTTGGTTAACAATCAACAAACGAGCTATGGAtattctttttcttttatttttttgaatgaaaGACAAATGTGTCCAAAGTTCAGACGAGTAAGACATTGGAAATTACATCAGAAACGGCATGTGGTATAAAATATTGTTAAATAAATATCTTCCAAAACACGATTTTGTTGCAGGAGTAAATGAAAACTCCCACCAGCATTTTCAAACAAAACTAAATTCATAGATAACAGAATTTAATCACTTCGGTAATTTTGAAAAGATTAATATTGAATGAAAGAACTGATGATCCCAAGGCATTCTAAGCCCTTGGCACTACATAAGCCCGGGATATTTCATGCCCCGACACCTATTTAAGCTCAAGGCATTCTAAGCTCTTGGCACTACATAAGCCCGGGAGATTCCATGCCCCGACTTCTATTTAAGCCCAATGTATTCTAAGCCCTTGACACTATATAAGCCCGGAAGATTCCATGCACCGACACCTATTTACGCCCAAGGCATTCTAAGCCCTTGGCACTACATAAGCTCGGGAGATTCCATGCCCCGACACCtatttaagcccaaggcattctAAGCCTTTGGCACTACATAAGCTCGGGAGATTCCATGCCCCGGCACCTATTTAAGCCCAAGACATTCTAAGCCTTTGACACTACATAAGCCCGGGAGATTCCATGCCCCGATACCTATTTAACATAAGCCCGGGAGATTCCATGCCCGACACCTATATAAGCCAAAGGCATGGTAAGCCCTTGGCACTAGGCAAGCACGGGAGGTTATATGCCCTAGTACTTATCAAAGCTCAAGGTATTCTAAGCCCTTGATATCTACTATTTATTTATACTCAGAATTCAAAATATTGAGCAGTTGAAGAAGAATACAGACATAAGCAAAACTAGTTTGCATTTTAGGGAAAATTACAAGGAGAGGGGCTTCTACGGCCCGATTACATACATAACCTATACTATGGGGTTATTGAGAACATCCCCACCCTCGGGAATTGGGGTCTCGATTGGCTGGGAGGCTTTTGTTCCAGATGGTTCCGCTGGGCCTGAGAGAGAATCAATGGCTTTGTCCAAATCTGGGAACTCCTTTTGATCAGCAGACCAAAGCTCAGCTTCCTCAAATTGATCCCGGCACTTATAAAAGCCGGTCTGGAAGAAGGAGTAGGACTTGTCCTCCACAGATTTTTGGAATTCTGCAGAAGAGAGGAAAGATGCCTTAAGCTCTTTCTCAGACTTTAGGCAAGTCTCCAGAGCCGACACCGCCTTTTCTGCCTTATCCTTGGCAACTGCCACTTTGGCCCGGGCTTCTGTGGTTTCATTCTGGGCCATTTCCAGTTGGGTTTGGGAATGGGCGAGATCCGCTTGGGCAGAGTGAAGGGCCTGATTGGCTGCGTCCAGGATGGAATGAAGACTTGACACCACTTGGTCATGGGTCTGCCTCATCATTTCCATATCCTGCTCCAGCTTCTGGTTCACCTCGAAAGCAGCTCGGGCTCTCTCCCCCTCTATATGAGCCCGATCCGTTTCAATCCTTTCGAATCGGGTAGCATCCTCATAGATATCCACCAACATATGCAAAACCTGAAAACACAAGTGTTAGGGAGGAAAAAATTAATACAATCAAGACAAGATGGAATTCAGCTTATTGATAGAATCCGGTTGGTGCCCTCAAAGTATTTGATGGTTGGACCCCTGTGATAGAGATGGTTCTGCTCGGAAAGAGTTAACATATCTTTCATTGTTCGTACCCCTCGGCCAGAAGCCCCAGCCATGAAGATATTTTCTTGGGCACCAGGGGGGCTGGAGCCTTGGGAAGCTTGGTAAAAGGGAGCCAGAGGACGGAATGAAGGAGAAAGTGGAGCCTCTTCTTTCGGGTCGCTTAGAACAACCATATCAGGTTCCCCCACCGCTTCCCGTTTTTGAGACAGGAGGGAGGAAGGCTCAACTACATTGGAAGCTGGTTGGTCGAGAATTTCAAACTCGGAAGCAGCAGGAACTGTGGGCACAATAGGAAGGACGGATGCTGCAACAGAAGAGGGAATATACTGGTCCTGGGCCTCACGGGTTCGGCGTTCCTCGGCCAGCTGGAGGACTCTGGTTTTTCTGGCCGCCTCCACGGCCCGGGCCTCTTTTTTTTCTTGGGCAGCCACCTTCTTAGCGGCCCTTTTTTGGAGAAAAGTCTGCTTCATCAGTcgggatttttttttcttctttgggGCTGGTTCTTTTGGATAAGAGATAGGGAGAAAGTTGTATATTAGTGATAACAGATAAATACAAACAAGTGCATAGGGGCAATAAATCATACCAGGAGTCGGGCCCGGGGCCTGATACTCATCAATTATCCGGTCCATTGGATCTACTACCCGGGCGCCTAGCCCATAAGCAATCAAATTCTTTTCCTCGAAAAGGGAGGTGGAAGGAAATTTTTGGTTTTCCACCAGTTCCTGGAAATGGAGGTAGGGTTctgaaagggcccgtgtcctgatttatatttaatgagcAAACAACCagaattaattaatgtaaacagcgaaaacgagttaaaaatttgcgttttgggcctacagaaatttcggcatgacctattcgtaaataggacatcccaaaaacctgtacaacacaaccagcaatatatactcgaaaatagagacacaacaccaatttacaaacctatagccacactggccaggactaaacacatgcagagccggcaaggctcgatcacacaaataacaatccAAAACAAAGTCCAAAACTATCGATACTGATACACAGGGTATCACCCcagcaaatataaaactcgctaaactgatatacatatatctgggaacttgACTTCACACTCgactcactgggtaccactagatgacgctccaccagatgcgtcaaattCCCCTGGATAActtgctatggaatcacaaacaaccacaacataaaaaa
It encodes:
- the LOC140887221 gene encoding F-box/kelch-repeat protein At1g30090 gives rise to the protein MQRVRVSSHQAPVHKLGDSQMTLSPKFRLAAMESSMQSPALEFELSVKGEPLIPGLPDDVALQCLLRVAIDNHGACRAVSKRWYLLFGSKEQFFTRRKEFRFHDPWLFVFSHHKCTGKIEWKVLNLIQFSWHTIPAMPCKEKVCPQGFRCVSFPHEGTLYVCGGVVSDVDCPLNLVVKFEASKNRWTVMKKMTTPRSFFASGVINGLIYVAGGNSTDLFELNSVEVLDPKKGTWRNVSNMKTNMASYDAAVLDGKLLVTEGWFWPFYVVPRGQIYDPQTDNWENMATGLREGWTGSSVVIYGHLFVVTEHERTKVKVYDAQCDSWDVVEGPPLPEQICKPFCVSCWECYIYVVGRNLHVAVGRVQRVYSSNDCEKKCRFSVQWQTVDAPGSLFDLTPSSAQVMFA